A single window of Malus sylvestris chromosome 5, drMalSylv7.2, whole genome shotgun sequence DNA harbors:
- the LOC126620971 gene encoding uncharacterized protein LOC126620971 isoform X3, with protein MGGQFRIGEQEPREMDFHAMKRKQLQSLCKQHGIPANLKNTEMASRLTLLLKEDEESIEPVCKDIEENEGEIDSDLRAKKVKTVTFSPENETFYFVGTDKDSDSDCNYNPKKKQPRKRKTMTVKQVSEKNKHVEVFEDSEGLELSVDINIVEKRGRATRSRVQKSVEGGAEAVFSPLHRKKKTKTGVEKVDICDKPPLEVEVNERLDGNTENANLSHGLIRRQLRSRVVVSEDGGNLKALRKSLAPKGLKKTKENEGSHGVLLPNETSEDTVPARKGNATKVKVSSVLNEEPVKIDLGGRITRSWTQVEGKSSGVESKTDSLKVQEVGQEVLQLEETFQGKNQKSLRQKSAALLKKSVDSDNNAGESIGSFQNIRRSKRNLARDGDSVCGQLIETKFVGRRKMPKMEFVGKLSGQEECKVVPQLEEPSKGPSTTSRRRFSVVQKGKELAKGDTRKRPRNTDLERASKVEQSVETIEQGVVLLPNGPLRRSRRKTTLFPSTDSDDMKLRNHEAVGTVKQSTELVAVKYSNVTKPVRRSSRNGSEKFITEAFDDKGEISGGVKNDGFVKKIQEPTLENGSSYIVNDPSSKGPQSQSSRNASKRDFVAVTEVIGIAAGNNTKTESRVTIIAEEVLSTNLNSPLEEKVEKDIDAGLYIPESAGFENDVGSSSSSKEIVQNSSKKRNESTKRRESFAKGQPSCFEVSSLYPDKDKALEILAHMKENHPSESARFQGYLDDRSCPSLNRGDTGHDNFVKQNPVDCPYKPINGGSSKFTCLGDGQSPTSKPDCEGECSKLLDLETDESLTVETINQRNDGVDEKPISKFESFSKSFEENEKPISDGEPVCTDSDGNTAEASAETIREFYQDGIVASDTAVTLPAFLLVKKAGCVDGNQFEARVTTVGESNINCIGREDFPSYANEHPDEVTSSKKVMLPCAHERANAFVREDNESFKALDFEQIVVEEYASEGIERNSKLDDGVLDKTDCQVAEDKQEVFVESNENVSGNIKEKHGHDLSGGDRTSPIALEESIMDKVGSDSKTEDTAGELVQNFSSFELPHVMSKVGDQLQDKFKLPVEGINLHERDEALVHGDQNLSFNLVGVLEEHTLQAGTKVFSNPESSMVAMIGETESGSISSSDFAKMQDVNENESEVPSSIAVSVDSEVLQSVLQLDQVTCGNPDIHKKASEVKKRRPSLASEDSMYTNDNANKDSSGVLEEHAVAASVRGCSNHESSTDSKVDERQSGSISNFDLAKMQDVNDNKSQGPSKMLLSVDSEVLKKDASLEMKRCTSFSSNDCIHMDDNTNMDGNAGILDSAVNYGSANSKTESNLDNVGDCLVGGELIHRSSWGHGIILSNDIESDRVPQIEAGLAGTNEIADTYSIRKVKLSADNYCAKPQMRSGNDSLDEGTTFQEDNAVLESKAEAGIVEKAYSDTMNCTNVDINATFRENAEGLPDFQKDNRALMHAVESEIFTRWEMNTVFGNVEQDEAKKPDEKQLANAPLTEERILEVNERCREQDTASAIIQEYIDREKAMDEYFEVKSSIDSTCKAIFTEASRTGDSVFAGLDKCRNSGVEEGACVMTSGSEGSDMAFTERMVEFYKNVPALGVCIDVANGRSNEVSETPLQLDEFNFGSVGELDKRASVASGDSISTDDETAERIANVGKMEVKSSCKECPFRTDNSEADGTEFLYGHRNGEVGSNEVDIRTVREIIGIQNVDDATKLVELMSDGGNLSEERNSLDVNSFSVISSSMDSFGPDNGPEKQGENFGMEERVSVDSPVTASHEDTDLELNVGSPLFTSLEIKEIFHGDKIDGTVKSDPEMPNVNSMIEDGSDVKKRKESDVGTAQVVAGQHDNPKRIFEEIEELKPARKKDTQCHADSPISDFSSCGDGTRDECQDLDAVLIKDNKGSEDVKEEEEKVLEIPLVFVEQRDNLGQKMGEEVPKSTYTPVSDENASVNEIPKEKDDETGSIEYSRVHRSTGKISTDSKISGINSCPFDVPAPRSDLNPDVEGTVDQEPTYASSALREGDSISADDKTAERIENFRKMDSESSSNVIHFDSQEEFNFDASGNDPERRNLPMQGDKFGIAERVSADSPAIASSHENEASKLNVAAPLFTSFEMEFFQDDNIDIILKSDPEMSNVNSMIEDHKDVKKGKESDVGTAPVAAGQHGDPVRNLEEVKELRSAQKMDSNCHADSPITDFSSCVVLGLINANEAGEDVKEKIENVQGTAQVSAEQRGDGRERMAEEVPESTLSPMSDEITFVGGLKEEGDETGDIDAKMSGISYGPFDIPAASDPNPVVDDSVDQCLASPYFVSKQDKSGSPKKECWKQVMKESKIVSCAARLEKKESLIPSTPKSVVNTLYMKENFRSTKVDRFTKSAAETLKPRRALEDLGKK; from the exons GAAGATGAAGAATCCATTGAGCCAGTCTGTAAAGATATAGAAGAAAATGAAGGGGAAATTGATTCTGACCTTCGGGCAAAGAAGGTGAAGACAGTGACCTTCAGTCCAGAAAATGAAACTTTTTACTTTGTGGGTACGGATAAAGACTCGGATTCGGATTGCAATTACAATCCAAAGAAGAAACAGCCGCGAAAGAGGAAGACAATGACTGTCAAGCAGGTGTCAGAGAAGAATAAGCATGTTGAGGTTTTCGAAGATTCTGAAGGACTTGAATTATCCGTTGATATAAATATTGTTGAAAAACGAGGTAGAGCTACAAGGTCTAGGGTGCAAAAATCGGTTGAAGGAGgtgcagaagcagttttttcaCCTCTTCacagaaagaagaaaacaaaaactgggGTGGAGAAGGTTGATATTTGTGATAAACCACCTCTGGAAGTTGAGGTAAATGAAAGACTTGATGGTAATACAGAAAATGCAAATTTGAGTCATGGGTTGATTCGAAGACAGTTGAGAAGCAGGGTGGTGGTGAGTGAAGATGGTGGAAATTTGAAGGCTTTGAGGAAGAGTCTAGCGCCAAAGGGTTTGAAGAAAACCAAGGAAAATGAAGGCAGTCATGGGGTTCTTTTACCAAATGAGACTTCAGAAGACACTGTTCCTGCAAGAAAAGGAAATGCGACTAAGGTCAAAGTCTCAAGTGTTTTGAATGAGGAACCAGTAAAAATTGATCTTGGTGGTAGGATCACacgctcgtggactcaggtggaAGGGAAGAGTTCAGGAGTTGAAAGTAAAACAGATAGTCTCAAGGTTCAGGAAGTGGGTCAAGAAGTTCTTCAACttgaagaaacctttcagggcAAAAATCAGAAGTCGCTGAGGCAGAAGTCTGCTGCACTTCTGAAGAAGAGTGTGGACAGTGATAACAATGCTGGCGAATCTATTGGATCTTTTCAGAACATAAGGAGGTCAAAACGGAACTTAGCTAGGGATGGAGACTCTGTATGTGGGCAATTGATAGAAACTAAATTTGTTGGTAGGAGAAAGATGCCTAAAATGGAGTTTGTGGGAAAATTGTCAGGCCAAGAAGAATGCAAAGTGGTTCCTCAACTTGAAGAACCATCAAAGGGCCCAAGTACAACGTCGAGGCGGAGATTTTCTGTGGTCCAGAAGGGCAAGGAATTGGCAAAAGGTGATACCAGAAAACGGCCAAGGAATACAGATTTGGAAAGAGCTTCCAAAGTTGAGCAAAGTGTAGAAACAATAGAACAAGGTGTTGTTCTCCTACCCAATGGTCCTTTAAGGAGGTCCAGACGCAAGACTACATTGTTTCCCTCTACTGATTCTGATGATATGAAGCTGAGAAATCATGAAGCCGTTGGAACAGTGAAGCAATCAACAGAATTAGTTGCTGTAAAATATTCTAATGTTACTAAGCCTGTAAGGCGGTCCAGTAGGAATGGTAGTGAAAAGTTTATAACAGAAGCCTTTGATGACAAGGGTGAAATTTCTGGTGGTGTTAAAAATGATGGGTTTGTGAAGAAAATTCAAGAGCCAACATTGGAAAACGGAAGTTCATATATTGTAAATGACCCTTCAAGTAAAGGGCCCCAAAGTCAATCCTCACGTAATGCATCCAAACGTGACTTTGTTGCAGTTACAGAAGTCATTGGTATAGCTGCTGGAAATAATACAAAAACTGAATCTAGGGTTACAATTATAGCAGAGGAGGTTTTGTCTACTAATCTCAATTCACCCCTTgaagaaaaagttgaaaaagatataGATGCTGGGTTGTATATTCCGGAATCTGCAGGATTTGAGAATGATGTTGGTTCTTCTAGCTCCAGCAAAGAAATTGTACAAAATTCAAGCAAGAAGAGGAATGAATCAACCAAGAGGAGGGAATCGTTTGCAAAGGGGCAGCCTTCCTGTTTTGAAGTGTCTTCTCTATATCCTGACAAGGATAAAGCACTGGAAATCTTAGCGCATATGAAGGAAAATCATCCCTCAGAATCTGCAAGATTTCAAG GTTATTTGGATGACCGTTCTTGTCCATCATTGAACAGAGGTGATACTGGTCATGATAACTTCGTTAAACAAAACCCAGTAGACTGTCCATATAAGCCCATCAATGGGGGTTCTTCCAAATTTACCTGTCTTGGTGATGGTCAATCACCTACATCTAAACCAGATTGTGAAG GTGAATGTTCCAAGCTATTGGACTTGGAAACAGACGAGTCGTTGACTGTTGAGACGATAAACCAAAGAAATGATGGAGTGGATGAAAAACCCATAAGCAAATTTGAGTCATTCTCTAAAAGctttgaagaaaatgaaaaacctATAAGCGATGGCGAGCCAGTCTGTACGGATTCAGACGGCAATACTGCGGAAGCTAGTGCAGAGACAATTAGAGAATTCTATCAGGATGGAATCGTGGCCAGTGATACTGCAGTAACTTTACCAGCATTTTTATTAGTAAAGAAAG CTGGATGTGTAGATGGGAATCAGTTTGAAGCTCGAGTTACTACTGTAGGAGAAAGCAATATAAATTGTATTGGAAGGGAAGACTTTCCTAGTTATGCGAATGAACACCCTGATGAAGTAACTTCTTCCAAGAAGGTGATGCTCCCATGTGCTCATGAGAGGGCTAATGCTTTTGTGCGGGAAGATAATGAATCTTTTAAAGCATTAGATTTTGAACAAATTGTTGTTGAAGAGTATGCTAGTGAGGGCATTGAAAGAAACTCCAAGTTGGATGATGGTGTACTTGACAAGACAGATTGTCAGGTTGCTGAGGATAAGCAGGAGGTCTTTGTGGAAAGCAATGAAAATGTTTCTGGAAACATTAAAGAGAAACATGGGCATGACCTCTCTGGTGGTGACAGAACCAGTCCAATCGCCTTAGAAGAAAGTATTATGGATAAAGTTGGAAGCGACTCAAAAACTGAAGATA CTGCTGGTGAACTTGTTCAAAACTTTTCTTCCTTCGAGCTCCCTCATGTAATGAGCAAGG TAGGGGATCAACTTCAAGATAAATTCAAATTACCAGTTGAAGGCATAAATCTACATGAAAGAGATGAGGCATTGGTGCATGGAGACCAAAATTTATCCTTTAATTTGGTTGGTGTTCTGGAAGAGCACACATTGCAAGCTGGTACGAAAGTTTTTTCAAATCCTGAAAGTTCTATGGTTGCCATGATTGGCGAAACAGAGTCGGGGTCTATTTCTAGTTCTGACTTTGCAAAAATGCAAGATGTAAATGAGAACGAATCTGAAGTTCCTTCAAGTATAGCGGTGTCTGTAGACAGTGAAGTTCTACAATCTGTTCTCCAACTGGATCAAGTGACTTGTGGTAATCCTGACATACACAAGAAAGCTTCTGAAGTAAAGAAGAGACGTCCTTCTTTGGCTTCAGAAGACTCTATGTACACAAATGACAATGCTAATAAGGATTCTAGTGGTGTTCTTGAAGAGCATGCAGTGGCAGCAAGTGTGAGGGGTTGTTCAAATCATGAAAGTTCTACAGATTCAAAGGTGGATGAGAGACAGTCAGGGTCTATTTCTAATTTTGATCTGGCAAAAATGCAAGATGTGAATGACAACAAGTCTCAAGGTCCTTCAAAAATGTTGTTGTCTGTAGATAGTGAAGTTCTAAAAAAGGATGCTTCTTTGGAGATGAAGAGATGTACATCCTTTTCTTCAAATGACTGTATCCACATGGATGACAATACCAATATGGATGGTAATGCTGGAATACTGGATAGTGCTGTAAATTATGGAAGTGCGAATTCAAAAACTGAGTCTAATTTAGATAATGTTGGTGATTGCTTGGTTGGAGGTGAACTGATTCATCGTAGTAGCTGGGGTCATGGCATTATTTTGAGCAACGACATTGAAAGTGACAGAGTGCCACAAATCGAAGCTGGCTTGGCTGGAACCAATGAGATAGCTGATACTTACAGTATTAGAAAAGTCAAACTATCTGCCGATAACTATTGTGCCAAACCTCAAATGCGTTCAG GAAATGACAGTCTAGATGAGGGTACAACCTTTCAAGAAGACAATGCTGTGTTAGAGAGTAAAGCAGAGGCCGGTATAGTGGAGAAAGCTTACTCAGATACCATGAATTGCACGAATGTGGATATAAATGCAACTTTCAGAGAAAATGCTGAAGGGCTACCTGATTTCCAAAAAG ATAATAGGGCTTTAATGCATGCTGTTGAGTCTGAAATTTTCACTCGCTGGGAGATGAATACAGTATTTGGGAATGTAGAACAAGATGAAGCTAAAAAACCAGATGAAAAGCAACTTGCTAATGCTCCACTCACAGAAGAGCGTATTTTGGAAGTTAATGAAAGATGTAGGGAGCAAGATACTGCATCTGCTATTATCCAAGAGTATATTGATCGTGAGAAAGCTATGGATGAATATTTTGAGGTCAAGAGTTCTATCGATTCCACCTGTAAAGCAATATTCACTGAAGCTTCTAGGACTGGCGACTCTGTTTTTGCTGGTTTAGATAAATGCAGAAATTCAGGAGTTGAAGAGGGAGCTTGTGTAATGACCAGTGGTTCAGAAGGTTCCGATATGGCGTTTACTGAACGGATGGTCGAGTTTTACAAGAATGTCCCTGCTTTGGGTGTTTGCATTGATGTTGCAAATGGGAGATCAAATGAggtttcagaaactccattgcaATTAGATGAATTCAATTTTGGAAGTGTTGGAGAGCTGGATAAACGTGCTTCTGTTGCTTCAGGTGATTCGATATCCACAGATGACGAAACTGCAGAAAGAATAGCAAATGTCGGGAAGATGGAGGTTAAATCTAGCTGCAAGGAGTGTCCTTTCAGGACTGACAATAGTGAAGCTGATGGTACTGAATTCTTGTATGGCCATAGAAATGGTGAAGTTGGTTCAAATGAAGTTGATATTAGAACCGTGAGAGAAATAATTGGTATTCAGAATGTTGATGATGCTACTAAGTTAGTAGAACTTATGTCGGATGGTGGCAATTTATCAGAAGAAAGAAACTCATTAGATGTCAATTCATTTTCTGTCATTTCGTCTAGCATGGATAGTTTTGGGCCAG ACAATGGTCCTGAAAAGCaaggtgaaaattttggaatGGAAGAAAGAGTCTCAGTTGATTCTCCCGTTACTGCTAGTCATG AAGATACAGACTTGGAGTTAAATGTTGGCTCACCTCTGTTCACCAGTCTTGAGATCAAAGAGATTTTCCACGGTGATAAAATAGATGGCACCGTGAAATCAGATCCAGAAATGCCAAATGTCAATTCAATGATTGAAGATGGTAGTGATgtgaagaaaaggaaagaaagtgaTGTTGGTACTGCACAAGTTGTTGCAGGTCAACATGATAATCCTAAGCGTATTTTTGAGGAAATTGAGGAGCTAAAGCCCGCTCGAAAAAAGGATACTCAGTGCCATGCCGATTCTCCTATTAGCGATTTTTCAAGTTGTG gagATGGCACAAGAGATGAATGTCAGGACCTCGATGCGGTGCTTATAAAAGACAATAAGGGTAGTGAGGAtgtgaaggaagaagaagaaaaagttcTGGAAATTCCTCTAGTGTTTGTAGAGCAACGTGACAATCTTGGTCAAAAAATGGGAGAGGAAGTTCCAAAATCCACATACACTCCTGTTTCAGATGAGAATGCCTCTGTAAATGAAATACCAAAGGAGAAAGATGATGAGACTGGTAGTATTGAATACTCTAGAGTCCACAGAAGTACAGGCAAAATATCAACTGATTCTAAGATCAGTGGCATCAATTCTTGTCCTTTTGATGTGCCTGCACCAAGAAGTGATCTGAACCCTGACGTTGAAGGTACTGTGGATCAAGAACCCACATATGCAAGTTCAGCTTTGAGAGAAG GTGATTCCATATCTGCGGATGACAAAACTGCAGAAAGAATAGAAAACTTCAGGAAGATGGATTCAGAATCAAGTTCCAACGTTATCCATTTTGATTCTCAGGAGGAATTTAATTTTGATGCTTCAG GAAATGATCCCGAAAGGAGGAATCTGCCTATGCAAGGTGACAAATTTGGAATTGCAGAAAGAGTCTCTGCTGATTCTCCAGCTATTGCTTCTAGTCATG AAAATGAAGCCTCGAAGTTGAATGTTGCCGCGCCTTTATTCACCAGTTTTGAGATGGAGTTTTTCCAAGATGACAACATAGATATCATTTTGAAATCAGATCCAGAGATGTCAAATGTCAATTCAATGATTGAAGATCACAAGGATGtgaagaaagggaaagaaagtgATGTTGGTACTGCACCAGTTGCTGCAGGTCAACATGGTGATCCTGTGCGTAATTTAGAGGAAGTTAAGGAGCTAAGGTCCGCCCAGAAAATGGATAGTAATTGCCATGCCGATTCTCCTATTACCGATTTTTCAAGCTGTG TTGTACTAGGGCTTATCAATGCCAATGAAGCTGGTGAGGatgtgaaagaaaaaatagaaaatgtccAGGGAACTGCACAAGTTTCTGCAGAGCAACGTGGAGATGGTAGGGAAAGAATGGCAGAGGAAGTTCCGGAATCCACTCTTTCTCCTATGTCAGATGAGATCACCTTTGTAGGTGGACTAAAGGAGGAAGGTGATGAGACTGGTGATATTGATGCTAAGATGAGCGGCATCAGTTATGGTCCTTTTGATATCCCTGCAGCAAGTGATCCAAACCCTGTTGTTGATGATAGTGTGGATCAATGTCTCGCATCTCCATATTTTGTTTCGAAACAAG ATAAGTCGGGATCACCTAAGAAAGAATGTTGGAAGCAAGTTATGAAGGAAAGTAAAATTGTTTCTTGTGCCGCAAGGttggagaagaaagagagtttgatcCCTAGTACCCCCAAGAGTGTGGTGAATACTTTGTATATGAAGGAAAATTTcagaagcacaaaggttgatcgATTTACCAAGTCGGCAGCGGAAACTCTGAAACCTCGGAGGGCATTGGAGGATCTCGGGAAGAAGTAG